From the genome of Adhaeribacter pallidiroseus:
TAACCTAAACGCCAGGTAATCTGATCCCAGTGTTGGGAACCCCACTTATCCAGTACTAAACCGGTTTTAGAACTCCGGATAGCCGTAGTAGGGTTGTTTTGTACTTGCTGACGGGTTGTAACCGCCTGCAGTTTACGCGTAGTCCGTAAAAACTGACCAATTTGAGCTTGTGCCTCAATGCCTTTTTCCGGAATATGCAAACTAGGTTTGTAGCCGGCCAAAGGCAAACGATGCACGCTAAAGTCGTAGTACGGGCCAGCGGCATAATACCCGATAGCTCTCGGATAGGCGTTCTTAACTACCAAACGGCCCGCTTCGCGACGCATTACGGTAGCGTTATTGGTTTTTACATCCAAAGTGTACAAGAAAGCCTGCAAGCCCGCAAAAATGGTATAATACGCCTGCGGGAAAGTCCAGTGCAAGGCATTGCGCAAGTAGTCTTCGTTGCCTAATTCAGCCGTAGCCCGCAAGGCATACTCCGTGCTCCAGCAACTCTGCAGCAGTTTGGTAATGGCTGCTAAATCTTTCTCGTTGAGCTGGGCACGGTGCTCCCGGAAGAAAGAAATATGCTGCAACCCCAAAGCATCATCGGTATGCTGAATATGGTAGTTGATCGCAAAAAAATAATTCAGAAAAACCTGCGCCGGTATAGATTTGCGCCATACCTCATCTGGCTTTTTCGGCTCTTCCGAAAATAAAGGAATTACGTTTTCGTCCGTTAGCTTTTTCATATTGTAGTAACATAAAAGTACCCCTTTTTAGTTGCAAAATCAACCAGAATTGTTAGTTTTTTTAGTATTTTAAATAGTTGATTATCAAGGATATAAGATTGATATTCAGAAAAATTTTAAAAAATTTTACAGGCTAAAAACAAACTTCTTGAAAACAGCTTAAAAATGCTAAAATGTTTAGCAAAGGATTTTTGCTGGTTACTCTATTGGGCTTTTTTTTCGTGTTTGAAACTGTTGGAAAAGGAGACTCTGAACAGCTTTTCGGAAAATAATTTAGCTACAAAAAAGTGAATATTTAAAAAACTGGGTTAAAGAACTTGTAACCATTAAGCGGGCTTTATCAACCTATTTTCTTTTTAAGGAGGAGAAGAGCTTACCCGAGAGGTAAAGCCTGCTGGCTCTGATTAGCAAATTTTTAAGCAGTAGCGTTGAAGAAATTTTTCCGTAATAGCCGCGCATCAATATTTTGAAATAGTAGAATTAATAAGTATATAGCCTTTTTAATATGAATTTTTAAAATATTTAATATAATCTGATGCGTTTGCACAAACAATTTCTGCTCACTCTGGCCTTTATAGGTTGCTTGGCTACGGTAAAAGCAGCTAATTCTCCCATCCACGTCTGGGAAATGCAGGAACTTCTGTTTACTGCAAAAAACACGTACCAAAATCCGTATACCGAGGTAGTTGTTTGGGTTGATTTAACGGGGCCCGGCTTTCAGAAACGTGTTTATGGTTTTTGGAACGGCGGCAATACTTTTCTGGTGCGATTAGTTGCTGTTCAGCCCGGAGCCTGGAGTTGGAAAAGCGGTTCGAATACCAATGATCCCGGCCTCAGCAAACAGGCCGGAGCTTTCACGGCAGTAAACTGGACCAACCAGGAATTAAAAGAAAATCCTTTGCGGCGCGGCTTTTTGCGGGCATCGGCAAATGGCCATGCTTTAAATTATGCCGATGGTACGCCTTACTTCGCCATTGGCGATACGTGGTTTTCGGCGGGAGCCCACCGGTTTAAATGGTACGACGATGAGGTAAAAAGACCTATTGGACCCAAAGCGGGCTTTAAAGATTATGTCCGGTACCGGAAAGCGCAGGGTTATAATTGGATTAATATGATTGCGGCTTTCCCAAACTGGAAAACCGATGATAGCTCGTTTCACATGGTTTTGCGCGACTCCGCCCGTACTACCCTGCGTTCGGCCTGGCTCGAATTTGGCACCGGTAGCGCTAAAAACATGGATAACGAAGGCGGCCGACCATTCTTCTTCCCGGGTAAGGTGCCGGGCTACGAAAATTATTTCCCAGACATGGACCGGATTAACCCAGAATATTTTAAATACCTCGACCGCAAAATTGCTTACCTCAATGCGCATGGTTTTGTGCCTTTTATTGAAGCTTCGCGGCGTGATGCCAGTTTGTTGTGGTATAAATATTATAAATGGCCCGATTCATACTCCCGGTACTTGCAATATTTTTACTCTAGGTACCAGGCCTATAATACAGTACTGGCTCCGGTGCACCTGGATATTATTGATGGAACCGTGAGCCCCGGTGATTACATTCTGGCTGTAAAAGAGGTAGAACAAAAATATGGGCCTTTGCCTTTCGGTAATTTATTATCGGCTAATGCTAATCCGTCGACCCTTGAAAATTGGGGCGAAGACTCCTGGGTAACCCTGCATCAGATTGGGAATATGCGCGAGCATAATAACTACTGGTACCTCACCGAAATCTATCATTTAAAAAATCCGAAGCCGGCTTTAAACGGCGAACCTTATTACTCGGGGTATAAAGATGCCCGGGGCGGGGCTATTGGCGTAAATTACACCCGGGGCGCTGATGGAGGCACGGATAAAGATAATGCTATTGTGCACTCGGGCGCGTACGGCAGCTTTCTTTCGGGTGGTTTAGCCGGCCATGTTTACGGGGCTGAAGGCATTTGGGGCGGCGATATAGAGCCGGAAGCGCCTACACACATGTGGGATGCCTTTAAATGGCCGTCGGGTGCTCAAATGAAACACCTGCGGACTTTTGCATTTTCCCTAGGTAATCGTTATCAGGATTTGGTACCCTTGGCCGATCTAGTTTCACCGAATAAAAACCACGATGTTTTAAGTTACGAAGGTTGGGCTTATTGCGCCCGTACGCCCGACAAAAGCAATTTTCTGGCTTTCTTTGAAAAAGGATGTCCGCAATCTGAAATTCGGGGTGCCCACCTGAACGGCATTTACGATGCCCAGTGGTTTAATCCTAGAAATGGCACTTGGTTAAATGTAGGTGCAGGCAGTATCATGTCCAGCAAAATCGGCATTATTAAGCTGCCGCCTTTACCTGACGCTAATGACTGGGGACTTAAATTAATTTACCAAGGGCCCCGGGATAAAAACGTAAAATATCAGGAATTTAAAAAAGAACCGCAAGATTCGTTTGCTATTAGTAAGGTGCTTCCTTACGTGCTAGCTGGGGTGGTTATAATAGTTTTGCTGGTTTTATTTACTGCATTTATAATTAATAGACGGCGTTCACGCTAGTATAATTTTTTTTATTGATAAGTTACAAGCCCAAATAAAAAGGTTTTTTTAAATTTTTTACAAGATAATGAAGTTGTTAGTAAGCTTCTCTTCCAGCGTAGGTTTCTCGCCAATTAGTTTTGGTAAAAGGTTTAAACCTTTTTTTTAATCAATAAAAGATTAGTTCAGCAGTAAA
Proteins encoded in this window:
- a CDS encoding DUF5060 domain-containing protein produces the protein MRLHKQFLLTLAFIGCLATVKAANSPIHVWEMQELLFTAKNTYQNPYTEVVVWVDLTGPGFQKRVYGFWNGGNTFLVRLVAVQPGAWSWKSGSNTNDPGLSKQAGAFTAVNWTNQELKENPLRRGFLRASANGHALNYADGTPYFAIGDTWFSAGAHRFKWYDDEVKRPIGPKAGFKDYVRYRKAQGYNWINMIAAFPNWKTDDSSFHMVLRDSARTTLRSAWLEFGTGSAKNMDNEGGRPFFFPGKVPGYENYFPDMDRINPEYFKYLDRKIAYLNAHGFVPFIEASRRDASLLWYKYYKWPDSYSRYLQYFYSRYQAYNTVLAPVHLDIIDGTVSPGDYILAVKEVEQKYGPLPFGNLLSANANPSTLENWGEDSWVTLHQIGNMREHNNYWYLTEIYHLKNPKPALNGEPYYSGYKDARGGAIGVNYTRGADGGTDKDNAIVHSGAYGSFLSGGLAGHVYGAEGIWGGDIEPEAPTHMWDAFKWPSGAQMKHLRTFAFSLGNRYQDLVPLADLVSPNKNHDVLSYEGWAYCARTPDKSNFLAFFEKGCPQSEIRGAHLNGIYDAQWFNPRNGTWLNVGAGSIMSSKIGIIKLPPLPDANDWGLKLIYQGPRDKNVKYQEFKKEPQDSFAISKVLPYVLAGVVIIVLLVLFTAFIINRRRSR